Genomic window (Alnus glutinosa chromosome 9, dhAlnGlut1.1, whole genome shotgun sequence):
AAGTTCACTTTTGAGTCTGTGCCAAGTGAGGGTGATGGTGGTACTAGTAGTTATAAGAACCTAATGATTGCGAAGTACTCTGAAAAAATCATTAGGGAGACGCTTTGTGAGatgattattgtggatgaaatgCCTTTTTCAACTGTGGATAAGATGGGGTTTAAGAAATTGTTCAAGGTTCTTGAGCCGCGATTTAGGCTTCCTTCTCGCTATACATTGATGAGGGATTGTATCAAGTTGTATATGCGGACTAAGGAAACAATGAAGACCAAGTTTTTGAAAACTAGTCAAAGGGTTTGTTTGACCACTGACACATGGACTTcgattcaaaatatgaattacatGTGCATCACTGGACATTTCATTGATCCTAGTTGGAAATATCAAAAAAGAATATTGGCATTTCGCCAAGTGTCGGATCACAAGGGGTTAACGATTGCGAAAGAATTGGAGCAGTGTTTGGAGGAATGGGGGATTCCAGGGTTATTGACAATATCACTTGACAATGCAAGTGCAATGATACTGCGGTTGATTGTTTTAAAAAGCGAATTATGGCCAATAATGAAGTTATTTGTCGCAATGAGTTTATTCATGTAAGGTGTTGTGCAcatattatcaatttaattgtGCATGAAGGATTGAAAGATGTAGATGATTCAATCATAAACATCCGAAATATGGTGAAATATGTAAAGGGATCCCCTCAAAGATTGGCCATCTTCAAATCTTTTGCAGAAAGGAAGACAGTTGGGTATCATGCTTCATTGGTTCTTGATGTTCCAACTCGATGGAACTCCACTTATATGATGTTGGATGTGGCAGAAAAGTATGAAAGTGCATTTGAACTAATGTTAGATGAAGAGGTTAGTTTTGGGAACTACTTGTGTGAGGATGGTGGAGGGAGAAGGGGGTTGGGGGTTCCAGTTGATGAAGAttggaaaaatgttagaaactTTGCTAAATTTTTGCAAGTGTTTTATGAGGTGACAATTGAGATATCGGGTTCCTCATACTCGActtctaacaattatttcaatgtactccaaaatgtttataatgctttgattgagtATTGTGAGAgtgatgatgatttgttgagtTTTATGGCGATTAggatgaaaataaaatacaacaaGTATTGAGAagactttgagaaaattaaCCCCTTGTTGTTTGTTGCTGATGTGCTTGATCCGCGTTACAAGATAATTATTTTAGAATGTTGGTTCAGAAGTAATGTAGGTGAAGAAAAAGCAAAGAGGATTATCACCAAATTGAAGAATACATTGGAGCAGTTGTATAATCACTATGCTAAGAATGTAACGAACGTTGGAGGAAGTGGGGACAAGTCAAATGAAGAGCAGAGTTGCGGAAATTCAGCCTCAGTGGGTGCGGGTACTTCTACTACttctagaagtaaaaaaaatgctttaacagaCTTCCATTCATTTCAGGCATCCAAAAATTTGGCATTGTGTCGGACAGAGATAGAAAGATATTTTGCGGAAGATGTTGAGCCACCAAGTAAAAGTTTTGATGCTTTGACGTGGTGGAAGATAAATTCATCAAAGTTTCCGGTTCTAGCTGATGTTGGATGAGATGTCTTGGCAATTTCGATCACCACTGTTGCTTCCGAGTCTGCATTTAGCACTGGGGGTCGCGTCATAGATCCTTTTCGGAGTTCTTTAACTCCGAAAACAGTGGAGGCTCTTATATGTACTCAGAATTGGTTGAGATCTTCTTGTGTCAGTGAGAATGATGAGTTACATCTTCCTTcttttgaagatgaagatagctATAAGCTTGACTCGGGTAATATTTGTTAATCATATTTGTTCATTGTTCCAATTATtcgattgaattgatttttactaattcttttaaaattttcttgtgGTAGAAATTATGTCTGACTCCATTACATTTGACAATGAGGCTTGAAGGATGATGTACTTTGTCACGTTGAAAGTAAGTGGTATgttttttcatcttattattttcttgacATTTACTTGTTTGTGATCTAATGGTCTCttactcttttttattgatCACTATATAGTCTATATTTATAACTTgtgttttttgatttgtttgatcaTTGAAGGATCAAGGAAGCAAATTGAAAGTCATCACATGTTTGTTGGATGaagtttttatttctcttctcttttggagtttttgttgGAGACTCAGAGTTGTAATTTCTAGCTTGTTACTATTAAATTATggttttgtaacttttgtttgaaattctAGAGCTTTTGGAACTGATAATGTTTAGGAAACTTGATAACTGATAAGTTTATACTTATTATTGTGAGTTAGTATTGAGATAGAGATAGAAgatattctttttgtttgatgTGTGCTATGATGAATCCTGAATTTGATATTCTGATTTACCAGAATATGCAAAGGATTTCTGAGCAAATGGATGCAGATTGTCTTTCATCAGTTTCAAtgttacatgcatttttaattttttttcttgcattttttaggATGATACAATCATACagatattactatttttttcctgctgcttttttttccttgcttttTTAGTCTTTAGAACATAtgttttcctactttttttttttcttgctttttcaatttttttccctgCAGGGTGCAGACATGCAACTATTATTCAACTAATTCAAGTATTATTGTATTAATGTATTATTGAAGAAAAGTggagtaattttgtaatttattatgAATGTTAGAATCTATGATTGTGGATTTGTGGACTGTTGTTTGCACTCAGCAGTCAGCACTGACTCACTGAGTGAGTCAGAGTGTCTGAGTGCATAAGTGAATGAGAATCAACTAAATCAGGTGATAAGTGCTGAGTCAGAGTGCATAATGTGCGTACAGTGCATTTGAGTCATTTGAGTATAGTGCATTTAACATTTTGCAATTTGGACTTTGGAGTTTTGCACAAAGCAGTGAGACTATGAAAGCACAATTGCAATTTGCACATAATGCACATTTCAGTCATTCAGTGTTTCACATTTGACATTTGCAGTCACTGTGGACCCGTGGTCCATGAATTGAGAAATGAGAATTCACTGaattggatttttcatttttaattttttatgtaattatgttATGTTTTCCAATTTTCACTGCCACTGGAGCAGGAGTACAGTGAGTACTGGACCACTTTTCCagtattttctgtttttatgtattatcgtttttttttttaaaaaaaaaaaaaaaattatgtaaaaaactaaaaaggacTCAAGGTTGACAAGGTAGTAGATacaagaaatgaagaaaataatagCCCAGACCCCAGTGGCCCTGCTGAGTGCTGGCTATCGGCTGGGCAGGCAGGGGCCGCAGGGCAGCCTGGGCCAGTGGGCCTGCTGCCAATTTGCCAAATGGCCCAAatcctaaaaaataaacaaataaagcaaTAAAGCATAAACTATAAAggccttaaaattattttgaatctttttgacccattaaaaaatgaggcccaaaaggcccattttaattttttaaggattaattttaaCTAAAACCGATTAACCGACCGCCTTAACCGATAGTTAACCGACTCCTTAACCGACGGCCTACCGACCGCGTTAATCGCTTTAACTGCTTTAACCGATAACTTCGAAATAAATCCTTGTCTGTTAAATTTCagcgaattaaccgacttaaccgaccatgtcggttaaccgaaccgacttaaccgacttaaccgccttCCGAACCGCTGCACAGCCCTAATTTGTGCCTATACTGAAAGCCCATGAAGTCCCGGGTATTGTAGATGGTTCTAAGACATGCCCAGAGCAATGCCTCACCAATGAGAATGGTGAAAAGCTACCTAATCTCAAGTTCTCCATTTGGAACAAAAAGGACCAGTATCTACTCAGTTGGATCAACATGTCCCTCATGTCCCTCTCTCCATCTGTGCTTTCCACTGTTTATGGATTGCACACCTCAAGGCAGGTATGGTCTGCCTTGTCAACTAGATTTGCTTCACAATCCAGGTCTCGTGTCTCCCATTTGAAGAGACAACTTCAAGTTCTCCAACAAGGATCCAAATCCTGCACTGAATATCTCAACCTTGCCAAGTCCATTGCTGATCAACTGGCTGCAGTTGGTAAACCTGCAGATGATGAGGATCTAATATCCTTCATAATGAGTGGCCTCAACCCCTCATTCAACTCCTTTATCACCTCCTATTCTGTCACTACCCGAGACCACTCACCTACCTTTGCAAACTTTCAAGATGATGTCTTGAACCATGAAATGCTGTTAAAACAGCAATCTACTGTCTCTGCTGATACTACCAGCAACTTTACCTTCCATGCGCAACGCCAAGTATCCAATCCATCCAATTTCAACCGCAGGCCCTACCAGAAAAatcgatctgggtctccat
Coding sequences:
- the LOC133876805 gene encoding zinc finger BED domain-containing protein RICESLEEPER 2-like; protein product: MDAPTPTPTPMVIGTSTPTPTPAPASSVAAACYPSPPIDSSIGIEESIDVESDSEELEADTQGIRCAGRGGRPPLPKNKRKRNVRKTSIAWQHFTKDLESPADKPVARCNYCRAKYKCHGKSNGTSNMLYHVKACQQYKALLANQDVSQSKFTFESVPSEGDGGTSSYKNLMIAKYSEKIIRETLCEMIIVDEMPFSTVDKMGFKKLFKVLEPRFRLPSRYTLMRDCIKLYMRTKETMKTKFLKTSQRVCLTTDTWTSIQNMNYMCITGHFIDPSWKYQKRILAFRQVSDHKGLTIAKELEQCLEEWGIPGLLTISLDNARLKDVDDSIINIRNMVKYVKGSPQRLAIFKSFAERKTVGYHASLVLDVPTRWNSTYMMLDVAEKYESAFELMLDEEVSFGNYLCEDGGGRRGLGVPVDEDWKNVRNFAKFLQVFYEVTIEISGSSYSTSNNYFNIIILECWFRSNVGEEKAKRIITKLKNTLEQLYNHYAKNVTNVGGSGDKSNEEQSCGNSASVGAGTSTTSRSKKNALTDFHSFQASKNLALCRTEIERYFAEDVEPPSKSFDALTWWKINSSKFPVLADVG